GGGCGTGCTGTACGTGTTCGAGCTCGACGAACCTGCCAAAGCCATTGCGTATCTTGAGACGCTGCTGTCGATCGAAACCCGGCATACCGACGGTATGTTCGTACTTGCGCGCGCGTATTACGCAACGTATCAGTTTGATCAGGCTGCGGCGATGTACGATAAAATTATAGCAACAACGACCTCTCCGGAGAAAAAAGCAGAAGCTGAAGCGAATAAGAAAATCGTTTTGGACGCTGCATATGCACAATGACCTGCCGCTGCTGCTCGCAATAGCGGGAATGGGATTTTTATCCCTGAATGAAAAGATTATTCTGCGGAAAAAACTTGACAATATCGCGGACCTTGCGGTACTTTCTATAGAAGAGATTTCCGAATTGATTTGTCGGCACGTCCGTTCCGGATCGTGGAACGGCGCGCTCGTCGAGCGTCGGGCGGCGCAAACTGAAACGCTGCTCCGTTCGTTCGATATCGGCTGCGTTCTGTATGCGGAACGCGCGTATCCGGTTCTTTTGCGGGAAATATTCGATCCGCCGTTTATGCTCTTTTACCGCGGAAATCTTTCCGCTGCCGAAAAGCCGTGCGTTTCGGTGGTGGGTACGCGCAATCCGTCCAAAGAGGGAATGGACGCGGCTTCCGTTTTTGCAAAAGAAGCGGCGCGCGGCGGTGCGACGCTCGTTTCGGGCCTGGCGAGGGGAATAGACGCCTGTGCTCATCGGGGTGCCGTTGCGGCGAACGGCGCGTCGGTCGGCGTGCTTCCGTGCGGTGCCGATACGGTCTATCCGGCTGCAAACCGACGGCTGGCCGCGGCGATGATCGAGACGGGTGGCTGTCTGCTGAGCGAATACGCCCCCGGCGTGCCGCCCGATAAATTCCGCTTTCCGCACCGGAACCGGATTATCGCGGCGTTGTCGCCCGTTACGCTCGTTGTGGAAGCGCCGCCGAAGTCCGGTGCCTGGATTACCGCGGAATTCGCTTTGGAACACGGGCGCGACGTATACGTTCACCGCGCGGCGTTCGGAGAAGAGGCTCGGCTGCGTTCCCGGATAAAAACGGCGGAATTGGCGGCTTTGAAAAAAACTCCGGACTGTGCGAGCGCCGAACGGTTCCTTCGGGACGGTGCGCCGATAGTCGGTTCTTACGCGGAATATCTGTCGTACCGGAGCGCTGCGCCGGGAGCGGCGTATTGCAGGTCCGACGCGCAATTGTGTTTTGAGAATGAGAAACGGTGAATATAAAACAGAGGTTGTTATGGCTGAATCAAAAACTGCAGCGGCAAAAACTTCAAAGAAGAAAGCCGCAAAATCGACGCTCGTTATCGTGGAATCGCCTGCGAAAGCGAAAACGATTGAAAAATATTTGGGTCCCGGATATACCGTAAAAGCTTCAATGGGGCATTTGATCGATTTGC
This sequence is a window from Treponema brennaborense DSM 12168. Protein-coding genes within it:
- the dprA gene encoding DNA-processing protein DprA, which produces MHNDLPLLLAIAGMGFLSLNEKIILRKKLDNIADLAVLSIEEISELICRHVRSGSWNGALVERRAAQTETLLRSFDIGCVLYAERAYPVLLREIFDPPFMLFYRGNLSAAEKPCVSVVGTRNPSKEGMDAASVFAKEAARGGATLVSGLARGIDACAHRGAVAANGASVGVLPCGADTVYPAANRRLAAAMIETGGCLLSEYAPGVPPDKFRFPHRNRIIAALSPVTLVVEAPPKSGAWITAEFALEHGRDVYVHRAAFGEEARLRSRIKTAELAALKKTPDCASAERFLRDGAPIVGSYAEYLSYRSAAPGAAYCRSDAQLCFENEKR